The genomic window GTGCGAAGTGGTGCATAGAAAAATTTTAAATATTCGGTCGCTATTTTCTGATTAATAGTCTGCATTTGTACGTTCATCATAATTAAATTTTTCAAAGTATCTGTACTGTGGCTAAAACCGTACCAAAGTCTATAAAACTGCTGCAAAAACAAAAACTCCTATGATAACAGCGATATGAGTAGCTAGAATCTCAATATTATGTTTGTTGGTAGAGGTTTGGAAGGTTTTCCAGTCAGATATTTTGCGTATTTTGGATTTCATAAATAATTGATTTTGAGTAGATTTATTTTTAAAAATTTTTACATTTTGTAATAAAGCAAGTAGAAAATGTAATATGATTAAATGCTATGGCTGTAAATCTGCCGTGCATACACTTTCTGCAATTCGGGAGAAAGACGGCTGAAAATCATGTCGCGGTATTCCTTACTGCAGAATGCCGTGCAGTTGTCAAGCGAATAAATAAAAGAATTTTCTATGGCATCTTTTACCATCCGGTCACCTTGCTCATACAAGTCATCCATCTTTTGAAGGCATTTGAAAAGGCAGTCGGTATTATTCTGTCGGATCATCACCTTCATTTTATCGGTTAAGAATTCAATAATCTCGTAAGGGCTTTGGATGGTGGTCTGTTTGAGATCGTCGCAGATTTCCGGAATCGCAACGGTAATTTCCTGTGTGGCTTGTAAGTAATTCATATATTTTGTGGTTTGGTTTAAAAAATTCTTATTAATAAACTGATTATGGCGATAGCGATCAATATAAGAAGAAGCAGGTGGTAAGGCCTCAGCCATTCCGGGGTTTTCGGACCTCTGGTTCTGAGTCTTCTCAGCGTATCAATCCTGTTTAAGGTTTTCAAATCCATGATCTGTATTTTAAATGTTCACAAGCATAATGCCAAATTCCGTACCTGTGAGGGGTGTTTTATTATATGTTATTGAAATTCATTTAGTTGTTAATTAGATCTTTGCCGAGAGAAAGAAAATATCCTTTCAAAATGAGATGGTTTTTATCAGAATGAAATTATCCTGATTGTCTGATATAATTAATATCTTTGCAGTCCAAAAATATTCAGGAAATGTTTTCAAAAATCGTAGTACACAGAGTAGGAAATAAAATCAACGGAGAATCATTAATTCTTTCGCAGGAAGAGCTGCAGCTGGAAGAAGGAATGGCAGAAATGCTGGAGAACTATTTTTTAGGTTCTTTCAAATCGGAAGAGACTTTTCATTTTTACAGTGATTCCTATCTGGTGAATAATCCGGTATACAGCTCGGTTTCTGAGATTTTTGATGACAAGGCAAAATTCATGTGGGAGGCCGAAAATATTGCCAAGCACCTTTTTGAAGCAGCCGAAAACCCGCGCGTTCAGGGTGGGGAACTGTTTATTGTTTATTTTGAAGACGAAAGGGAAGGAACCGAAAGGGTAGATAAAATCGGGATCTTTAAAACCGAAAAAAGAGAATCTTTCCTGAAAATTTCGCCTCAGGAAGAAAATTTTGAAATCGAAAAAGACCAGGGAATCGGTCTGTCTAAGATTGACAAAGCAGCCCTCATCTACAACAATGATAAGGAGACCGGATATGTGCTTTCCGTGGTGGATAACAACAAAAACGGTGATATGTACTACTGGTTTGAAGATTTCCTGAAGGTGAAACAGCGGGACGACGAATATTTTCATACGCAGGAAGCCTTAATGGTTTATAAAGATTACATCACGAAGCAGCTGCCCCAGGAATTCGAAGTTTCAAAGGCCGATCAGGCAGATTTCCTGAACAAGTCCATCAATTTCTTTAAGGAAAAAGAAGAATTCAAGCTTGACGAATTTGCAAGCGAAGTATTGGGGGATGAGCACGTGATCGAAAGTTTTAATAATTTTAAAACCGATTACGAACAGGATATGCAGATCAATATTGCGGAAGAATTTCCAATCAGCGAAGCTGCCGTAAAAAAAACGCAGCGGCATTTTAAAAGCATTATCAAACTGGATAAGAACTTCCACATCTACATTCACGGCGACCGGCAGAAGATCGCGCAGGGAGAAGATGAGAACGGAAAATATTATATGCTGTATTTCGATAAAGAAGTTTAAATTGGGAATCTTATCTCATCCATAAAATTATCCTTTGGAACAGTTTATAAACCTTCTCTGTTTTGCCGCCTTCCGAAGTCAAGGTATGCGCATTTTCCCTGAAACTGTTGGCGGATTCATAGCGGCAGGAGTATTGCTTAGATTAAATATGGGGCAGAAATGGAAAAAAGGCTATATTTCCATTGTCATAGACTTACACGAATTGGAAAATAAATTTCTATAAAGGCCGTATCAGTAAAGAATAATTTATTGCAAATGTCCTGAATGTGTGAATTTTTTCGTAAAACTGTGGTACTTATTTGTATAGAAAAAACATCGTACCACGAAAAAAAGAGTTATATTTGATTGGTCAAAGTATTATATGAATTTTGTAGAGTGTCATGAAGAGCCTATCCATATTCCGGGCTATATACAAAGTTTTGGTTATCTGATTGGCATTGATGCAGATTCTCATTCCATTACTTTTTTCAGCAAGAATATCGAGGATATTTTTTCTGTCGAAAACCTGAATCAGCTTTTCGGCAAAAAGCTTA from Chryseobacterium sp. SORGH_AS_0447 includes these protein-coding regions:
- a CDS encoding nucleoid-associated protein, with amino-acid sequence MFSKIVVHRVGNKINGESLILSQEELQLEEGMAEMLENYFLGSFKSEETFHFYSDSYLVNNPVYSSVSEIFDDKAKFMWEAENIAKHLFEAAENPRVQGGELFIVYFEDEREGTERVDKIGIFKTEKRESFLKISPQEENFEIEKDQGIGLSKIDKAALIYNNDKETGYVLSVVDNNKNGDMYYWFEDFLKVKQRDDEYFHTQEALMVYKDYITKQLPQEFEVSKADQADFLNKSINFFKEKEEFKLDEFASEVLGDEHVIESFNNFKTDYEQDMQINIAEEFPISEAAVKKTQRHFKSIIKLDKNFHIYIHGDRQKIAQGEDENGKYYMLYFDKEV